A segment of the Asinibacterium sp. OR53 genome:
AGAATATTGGATAGCTGTTTAGAGAGTGGTATCTGAATAATTTTCGCTTGATTGACACTTTTCTCTGATGGCTTGTCATCGGCACTGATATCAATTTTCAACGGCTTTGCAACCCAATGCCCTTTTGTATAATCGACGGTGCCATCTGCATTGATAACAAAGTTATCCCATACCGGTGAAGACAAATAGGTTTTACCACTGTCATGATAAACGTAACTTTGAGTATCCAGGGAATAATTTTTTAACGATAAATAAGAATCCCCTGGTGAATTCCATTTGTTTCTCAGCCCAAATGACCCCAAATCCAAAGTTTGAAACGTGCTGTTAACTGCTTCCTGCTTCTCTTTTGATTGGAGGAGTTGCTGTTTAATTTGCTGGTACCGATAATGCGGAAGAGAATCATTGATATGACTGATTTGCCGGTCAATGGATGACAGCGGTTTTTCTCCCACCAGCTGCGCACCCCATCGATTCCGAGGTATTCCGTCGGCAAAATGAAAAAATTGAAGTCCCCAATAAGCCAGCATCAATACAGAGAGGAGCGCGGCAATATTGAACCGTTTCATTTTCTCCATAAAAATTATTTTAATACTAAATAATAAAAAATTACTGAAAAACAATAATAAATTATCAATTAAGTATTAAACGTATGCAAGGCAAGGCCTTCTTCATCTATAGTAGTAATCCGTTCACTTTGAAGGAATTAGAGAACTGCCAACCGGTCATCGTAATCGGTGTATGAATACAATGAGTTGGGCTATCCCGGATCGATAAAGTCAGAACCCGCCTGTATGAATATGAGTTGAGTAATCAAGCTCCTTAGAAATAGCCAACAGCTTTTAAAATATTAATAGCTTCCACCTATCATAGTATAGATTTAATCGATTGAATTTATGTATCAGGAATCATAAATTTGTTTTGATATAAGCGATACAGCGTATTGCTGAACAATCACTCACTTACAAAAATTGTAAAGTATGGAAAACATATCAGGCGATATCAGCAAATGCCCGTTTCATAATGGCACTTTAAAAAAACAAAGTACGGGTGGCGGCGGAACAAAGAACAGCGACTGGTGGCCCAACCAGTTAAAATTAAACATCCTTCGCCAGCACGCTGCATTATCCAATCCCATGGATAAGGATTTCAATTATGCCGAAGCGTTCAAAAGCCTCGACCTGGAAGCAGTGAAGAAAGACCTGCATGCTTTGATGACCGATTCGCAGGATTGGTGGCCCGCTGATTTCGGTCATTATGGTCCATTCTTCATTCGCATGGCCTGGCATAGCGCGGGCACTTACAGAACCGGTGATGGACGCGGTGGTGCGGGTGCAGGTCAGCAACGTTTTGCCCCGCTTAATTCATGGCCCGATAACGGTAACCTGGATAAAGCACGCCGTCTGCTGCTTCCTGTCAAATTAAAATACGGAAGCAAAATTTCCTGGGCCGATCTGATGATCCTCGCAGGAAATATTGCCCTGGAATCAATGGGATTTAAAACTTTTGGCTTCGCTGGCGGTCGTGAAGACGTATGGCAACCTGAAGAAGATGTGTATTGGGGAAATGAAAAGAAATGGCTGGAACTAAGCGGCGGGCCTAACAGCCGTTACAGTGGAGAACGTGAGTTGGAAAACCCACTGGCTGCCGTACAAATGGGACTGATCTATGTGAACCCGGAAGGACCCGATGGCAACCCTGATCCGGTTGCGGCAGCAAAAGACATCCGGGAAACATTTGCGCGCATGGCAATGAATGATGAAGAGACCGTTGCATTGATCGCAGGCGGACATTCATTCGGAAAAACACATGGTGCAGGCGACGCAGCGCTTGTAGGCGCTGCACCGGAAGCGGCCAGCATAGAAGAACAGGGCCTGGGATGGGCAAGCAAATTCAGTACTGGAAAAGGTGCAGATGCCATTACTAGCGGTTTGGAATTAATATGGACCACTACACCAACAAAATGGAGCAATAATTTCTTCTGGAATTTATTTGGCTATGAATGGGAATTGGAAAAAAGCCCTGCAGGCGCGCATCAATGGGTAGCGAAAGGTGCGGGGGCAACAATTCCGGATGCATTTGATGCGAATAAAAAGCATTTGCCAAAAATGCTTACAACAGATCTGTCGCTGCGGATGGACCCTGTATACGAGAAAATAGCAAGGCGGTTTATGGAAAACCCCGATCAGTTTGCCGATGCGTTTGCAAGGGCCTGGTTTAAATTAACACACAGGGATATGGGACCCCGTGCAAGGTATTTAGGTCCTGATGTTCCCCAGGAAGAATTGATCTGGCAGGATCCCATTCCAGCCGTAAATCATAAACTGATAGATGAAAGCGATGTTGAAGCAATAAAGGGTACCATTTTGCATTCAGGCTTATCTGTTTCTCAACTGGTCTCAACAGCCTGGGCTTCTGCATCAACCTTTCGTGGCTCCGACAAGCGTGGCGGTGCCAATGGTGCGCGTATCCGTTTTGCGCCACAGCTATCCTGGGCTGTCAATAATCCTGCGCAATTATCAAAGGTGCTGGACAAATTAACAACGATCCAAAAGGATTTCAATGCTGCACAAAAAGACGGGAAGAAGATTTCCATCGCGGATATGATTGTATTAGCCGGCTGCACAGGTGTAGAGAAAGCCGCGAAGGATGCAGGTCATACTATAAAAGTTCCTTTCACACCGGGGCGTATGGATGCTTTGCAGGAGCAAACAGATGTGGAGTCTTTTGCAGTATTAGAACCAATGGCAGATGGCTTCCGTAATTACCTGAAAACAAAGTTTTCTGTATCAACAGAAGCGTTGTTGGTTGATAAAGCGCAACTGCTCACATTGACCGCTCCTGAAATGACTGTACTTGTTGGTGGT
Coding sequences within it:
- a CDS encoding DUF2975 domain-containing protein, encoding MLAYWGLQFFHFADGIPRNRWGAQLVGEKPLSSIDRQISHINDSLPHYRYQQIKQQLLQSKEKQEAVNSTFQTLDLGSFGLRNKWNSPGDSYLSLKNYSLDTQSYVYHDSGKTYLSSPVWDNFVINADGTVDYTKGHWVAKPLKIDISADDKPSEKSVNQAKIIQIPLSKQLSNILQVSLLIIGFVIAVLFLYVFIALPIAVIQNIALGEVFSQRNIKSIRVIAFTLIIISVICIIAPFVFHVIFSDVIPKELHFMYRNIFKQELGWLVAGLVILVVAQAFNQGKKLQEDQNLTI
- the katG gene encoding catalase/peroxidase HPI, translated to MENISGDISKCPFHNGTLKKQSTGGGGTKNSDWWPNQLKLNILRQHAALSNPMDKDFNYAEAFKSLDLEAVKKDLHALMTDSQDWWPADFGHYGPFFIRMAWHSAGTYRTGDGRGGAGAGQQRFAPLNSWPDNGNLDKARRLLLPVKLKYGSKISWADLMILAGNIALESMGFKTFGFAGGREDVWQPEEDVYWGNEKKWLELSGGPNSRYSGERELENPLAAVQMGLIYVNPEGPDGNPDPVAAAKDIRETFARMAMNDEETVALIAGGHSFGKTHGAGDAALVGAAPEAASIEEQGLGWASKFSTGKGADAITSGLELIWTTTPTKWSNNFFWNLFGYEWELEKSPAGAHQWVAKGAGATIPDAFDANKKHLPKMLTTDLSLRMDPVYEKIARRFMENPDQFADAFARAWFKLTHRDMGPRARYLGPDVPQEELIWQDPIPAVNHKLIDESDVEAIKGTILHSGLSVSQLVSTAWASASTFRGSDKRGGANGARIRFAPQLSWAVNNPAQLSKVLDKLTTIQKDFNAAQKDGKKISIADMIVLAGCTGVEKAAKDAGHTIKVPFTPGRMDALQEQTDVESFAVLEPMADGFRNYLKTKFSVSTEALLVDKAQLLTLTAPEMTVLVGGLRVLNTNADGSAHGVFTSRKEVLSNDFFVNLLDMNTVWNAKDEHQELFEGKDRKTGALKWTATRADLVFGSQSELRALAEVYASADAGEKFVKDFVAAWTKVMNLDRFDLKV